From a single Pseudomonas serboccidentalis genomic region:
- the hemE gene encoding uroporphyrinogen decarboxylase has product MTALKNDRFLRALLKQPVDVTPVWMMRQAGRYLPEYRASRAHAGDFMSLCMNPEFACEVTLQPLDRYPQLDAAILFSDILTIPDAMGQGLYFETGEGPRFKKVVSTLADIEALPIPDPHKDLGYVMDAVSTIRRELNGRVPLIGFSGSPWTLATYMVEGGSSKDFRKTKAMLYDNPQAMHLLLDKLAQSVTSYLNGQIQAGAQAVQIFDTWGGNLSAAAYQEFSLAYMKKIVSGLIREHDGRKVPVILFTKNGGLWLESIAEAGADALGLDWTCDIGNARARVGDKVALQGNMDPTVLYAKPEAIRTEVGRILASYGKGSGHVFNLGHGITPEVDPEHAGAFLRAVHELSAQYHE; this is encoded by the coding sequence ATGACTGCCCTGAAGAACGACCGTTTCCTCCGCGCCCTGCTCAAGCAACCCGTTGACGTCACCCCGGTGTGGATGATGCGCCAGGCCGGCCGCTACCTGCCTGAATACCGCGCCAGCCGTGCCCATGCCGGTGATTTCATGAGCCTGTGCATGAATCCGGAATTCGCTTGCGAAGTCACGTTGCAACCGCTCGACCGTTATCCACAGCTGGACGCGGCGATCCTGTTTTCCGACATCCTCACCATCCCCGATGCCATGGGCCAGGGCCTGTACTTCGAGACCGGTGAAGGTCCGCGCTTCAAGAAAGTTGTCAGCACCCTGGCAGACATCGAGGCGTTGCCGATCCCGGATCCGCACAAGGATCTCGGCTACGTGATGGACGCGGTCAGTACCATCCGCCGCGAGCTGAACGGCCGTGTGCCGCTGATCGGTTTCTCCGGCAGCCCATGGACCCTGGCGACTTACATGGTTGAAGGCGGCTCGTCGAAAGACTTCCGCAAGACCAAGGCGATGCTCTACGACAACCCGCAAGCCATGCACCTGTTGCTGGACAAGCTGGCGCAGTCGGTGACCTCGTACCTCAACGGCCAGATCCAGGCCGGCGCGCAAGCGGTGCAGATCTTCGATACCTGGGGCGGCAACCTGTCGGCGGCGGCGTACCAGGAGTTCTCCCTGGCTTACATGAAGAAAATCGTCAGCGGCCTGATCCGCGAGCACGATGGTCGCAAGGTGCCGGTGATCCTGTTCACCAAGAACGGCGGTCTGTGGCTGGAAAGCATCGCCGAAGCCGGTGCCGACGCACTGGGTCTGGACTGGACCTGCGACATCGGCAACGCCCGCGCCCGCGTTGGCGACAAGGTCGCGCTGCAAGGCAACATGGACCCGACCGTGCTGTACGCAAAGCCTGAAGCGATCCGCACTGAAGTCGGGCGCATTCTGGCCAGCTACGGCAAGGGCAGCGGCCACGTGTTCAACCTCGGCCACGGCATCACCCCTGAAGTGGATCCGGAGCATGCAGGCGCGTTCCTGCGCGCGGTGCACGAGTTGTCGGCGCAGTATCACGAGTGA
- a CDS encoding MFS transporter: MKTAVAPLAHEVPPAAADDVIAELQEIYIEKGTPMFMRTVLALFSGGFATFALLYCVQPMMPLLSHEYSINAAQSSLILSVATGMLAFGLLITGPISDRIGRKPVMVAALFAAALCTIASSMMPSWHGVLIMRALIGLSLSGLAAVAMTYLSEEIHPQHIGLAMGLYIGGNAIGGMSGRLITGVLIDFVSWHTAMLVIGGLALVAAAVFWKILPESRNFRARSLHPRSLLDGFTMHFRDAGLPLLFLEAFVLMGAFVTLFNYIGYRLLAAPYNLDQVFVGLLSVVYLSGIYSSAKIGSLADKLGRRKVLWATIALMFAGLALTMFTPLLLVIVGMLIFTFGFFGAHSVASSWIGRRATKAKGQASSLYLFSYYAGSSIAGTAGGVFWHLGGWNGIGLFIGSLLLIALLVALKLAKLPPLGGVKA, from the coding sequence GTGAAAACAGCTGTCGCCCCCCTGGCCCATGAAGTCCCGCCTGCTGCCGCGGACGATGTGATCGCCGAGCTGCAAGAGATCTACATCGAAAAAGGCACGCCGATGTTCATGCGCACAGTGCTGGCGCTGTTCAGCGGTGGCTTCGCGACCTTTGCCCTGCTGTACTGCGTGCAACCGATGATGCCGCTGCTGTCCCACGAGTATTCGATCAACGCGGCGCAGAGCAGCCTGATCCTCTCGGTGGCGACCGGCATGCTGGCCTTCGGTCTGTTGATCACCGGGCCGATTTCCGACCGCATCGGGCGCAAACCGGTGATGGTCGCGGCGCTGTTCGCCGCCGCCCTGTGCACCATCGCCAGTTCGATGATGCCGAGCTGGCACGGGGTGTTGATCATGCGTGCGCTGATCGGGCTGTCATTGAGCGGCCTGGCGGCGGTGGCGATGACCTACCTGAGCGAAGAGATCCATCCGCAGCACATCGGCCTGGCGATGGGCCTGTACATTGGCGGCAACGCGATTGGCGGGATGAGCGGGCGGTTGATCACCGGGGTGCTGATCGACTTTGTCAGCTGGCACACGGCGATGCTGGTGATCGGCGGCCTGGCGCTGGTCGCGGCGGCGGTGTTCTGGAAGATCCTTCCCGAGTCGCGCAACTTCCGCGCACGCTCACTGCACCCACGCAGCCTGCTCGACGGCTTCACCATGCACTTTCGCGACGCCGGCCTGCCGCTGCTGTTTCTGGAAGCGTTCGTGCTGATGGGCGCGTTCGTCACCCTGTTCAACTACATCGGCTATCGCCTGCTGGCCGCGCCGTACAACCTTGATCAAGTGTTCGTCGGCCTGCTCTCGGTGGTGTACCTGTCGGGCATCTACAGTTCGGCGAAGATTGGTTCGCTGGCCGACAAACTGGGTCGGCGCAAGGTGTTGTGGGCAACCATTGCGCTGATGTTCGCCGGCCTTGCGCTGACCATGTTCACGCCGCTGTTGCTGGTGATTGTCGGTATGTTGATTTTCACCTTCGGCTTCTTTGGCGCGCACTCGGTGGCGAGCAGCTGGATCGGGCGGCGGGCGACCAAGGCCAAGGGGCAGGCGTCGTCGTTGTATCTGTTCAGCTATTACGCCGGTTCGAGTATTGCCGGGACGGCAGGCGGGGTGTTCTGGCATCTCGGCGGGTGGAATGGCATCGGTCTGTTTATCGGCTCGCTGTTGCTGATCGCGCTGTTGGTGGCGTTGAAACTGGCGAAGTTGCCGCCACTTGGCGGTGTGAAAGCTTAA